The Gemmatimonadota bacterium genome window below encodes:
- a CDS encoding dipeptidase produces the protein MGPKSWSWRRGLTAGVLVLVGCGGPAAEPAPEEALDAAAPTEEEIVALAQGIHQRVIALDTHVDIPFDFASDSVDPGVRGTFQVDLPKMREGGLDAAFFVVYHAQEARTPAVYAAAHARAMQKFAGIRRMVEELYPNEIELALTAADVERISAAGKLVALIGVENIYPIGTDLSTLEEWHALGARYASLTHNGHSQFGDAAVELPALGDDGPEWGGLSPLGEAAVDELNRLGIVVDVSHAHKLTMLDIAARSRAPIIASHSSIRAVADHPRNLDDEQLLAIRDNGGVIQTTALDAFVKIQPPAKAAAYDSLFARFEIPPGADMDNLNLSSSYQDQFNEGIAAIELQYPAATVRDYVDHIDYAVRLIGVDHVGISSDFDGGGGVEGWQDASETFNVTLELVRRGYTEVEVQKLWGGNLLRVMQEVEEVARGMRVAP, from the coding sequence ATGGGACCGAAGAGCTGGTCTTGGAGGAGGGGACTCACCGCCGGCGTGCTCGTTTTGGTGGGGTGTGGAGGTCCGGCCGCGGAGCCGGCCCCCGAGGAGGCCTTGGATGCGGCGGCGCCGACCGAAGAAGAGATCGTGGCACTGGCCCAGGGGATCCACCAGCGCGTGATCGCGCTGGATACCCACGTGGACATCCCCTTCGACTTCGCTTCGGACTCCGTTGACCCCGGGGTGCGCGGGACCTTCCAGGTGGATCTTCCCAAGATGAGGGAGGGAGGGCTCGACGCCGCCTTTTTCGTCGTCTACCACGCCCAGGAGGCGCGGACGCCCGCGGTATATGCGGCGGCCCACGCACGAGCCATGCAGAAATTCGCGGGGATCCGACGGATGGTGGAGGAGCTCTACCCCAATGAAATCGAGCTCGCCCTCACCGCGGCCGACGTGGAGAGGATCAGCGCTGCGGGGAAACTCGTGGCCCTCATCGGCGTCGAAAACATCTATCCGATCGGGACGGATCTCTCGACTCTCGAGGAGTGGCACGCACTCGGTGCGCGATACGCCTCGCTGACCCATAACGGGCACAGCCAGTTCGGCGATGCCGCGGTCGAGCTTCCCGCACTCGGGGACGACGGGCCCGAGTGGGGGGGACTCTCCCCACTCGGGGAAGCCGCCGTGGACGAGCTGAACCGGCTCGGAATCGTGGTGGACGTCTCCCATGCACACAAGCTGACGATGCTCGACATCGCCGCGCGGTCCCGCGCCCCGATCATCGCGTCGCACTCCTCGATTCGCGCGGTCGCCGATCACCCGCGAAACCTCGACGACGAGCAGCTCCTCGCGATCCGCGACAACGGAGGAGTCATACAGACGACCGCGCTCGACGCCTTCGTGAAGATCCAGCCCCCGGCAAAGGCGGCCGCCTACGACTCGCTTTTCGCCCGCTTCGAGATTCCACCCGGCGCGGACATGGACAACCTGAACCTGTCCAGCTCCTACCAGGACCAATTCAACGAGGGGATCGCCGCGATCGAGCTCCAGTACCCGGCGGCCACCGTTCGGGACTACGTGGATCACATTGACTACGCGGTCCGTCTGATCGGGGTGGACCACGTCGGGATCTCGTCGGACTTCGACGGCGGAGGCGGCGTAGAGGGATGGCAGGACGCCTCGGAGACCTTCAATGTCACCCTCGAGCTAGTCCGCCGAGGGTACACCGAAGTCGAGGTCCAAAAACTCTGGGGCGGAAACCTCCTCCGGGTGATGCAGGAGGTGGAGGAGGTGGCCCGCGGGATGCGCGTGGCCCCATAA
- a CDS encoding SPOR domain-containing protein codes for MRIVGRLRWSRVALAATGLWAAVPSTLLAQGQELTEVDRLIAEGQFSDGRTVLENWLGRGWDGASRAEREHGLWLRALLTIDPAIAELDYRRLVVEYPGGRFSDQALLRLAQGARALGDREAALRYLEILIRDYPESPYRVEARTLMASVAQDPLLARTVPPPAVSAPTTAVPTTAVPTAAVPTAPPSSTRSTSTPSLPTTVQLGAFSSEAAARALLSDPRLEGFGVRLVRVPGSALFRVRIGAFATPEEATGLLQAIQGRGIPAILSSDRDLESPVR; via the coding sequence ATGAGGATCGTCGGTCGCCTGCGCTGGAGTCGCGTTGCACTCGCCGCGACCGGGCTCTGGGCCGCCGTCCCCTCGACCCTCCTCGCGCAGGGCCAGGAGCTCACCGAGGTGGACCGCCTCATTGCGGAAGGGCAATTCAGCGACGGTCGCACGGTCCTCGAGAATTGGCTCGGCCGCGGGTGGGACGGGGCGTCGCGAGCCGAGCGGGAGCACGGCCTTTGGCTGAGGGCACTTCTCACGATTGATCCCGCGATCGCGGAGCTCGACTACCGCCGCCTCGTCGTCGAATATCCGGGCGGGAGATTTTCGGATCAGGCGCTCCTGCGCCTCGCCCAGGGCGCTCGAGCGCTCGGCGACCGGGAGGCTGCGCTGCGATACCTCGAGATCCTCATCCGCGACTATCCTGAGAGTCCGTATCGGGTGGAGGCCCGCACGCTCATGGCCTCAGTGGCGCAGGACCCGCTTCTCGCTCGGACCGTGCCCCCTCCGGCCGTGTCTGCCCCGACCACCGCCGTTCCGACCACCGCCGTTCCGACCGCCGCCGTTCCGACCGCTCCGCCCAGCTCCACCCGTTCGACTTCAACTCCCTCCCTTCCCACCACGGTGCAGCTCGGCGCGTTCTCCTCAGAGGCCGCGGCCCGCGCGCTTCTGTCGGATCCGCGCCTCGAGGGATTCGGGGTGCGCCTGGTTCGCGTCCCCGGAAGCGCGCTTTTCAGGGTCCGAATCGGCGCCTTCGCGACCCCCGAAGAGGCGACGGGTCTCCTGCAAGCCATCCAGGGGCGCGGCATCCCGGCGATCTTGTCGTCGGACCGCGATCTCGAGTCGCCGGTCCGCTGA
- the holA gene encoding DNA polymerase III subunit delta yields the protein MRSSPLPRSLGGARGGVYYLHGTDELRKEAAARALVELHLDPATRDFNYDLLRGSEVTVETLATVLGTPAMMAEWRVVLLRETQALASSPRARALIAATAESPPPGLALILLSSEPDSTARFYKDLKKAARAAEFRPPGPNDLPGWLMSWSQDMFGRELAEDAARALAQSVGGELAILTQELEKLATLVGEGEVITKEVVAAAGTRLPRQDRWQWLDLVGEGRIREALNGLPVLLQQGESGVGLTAALGTHFLRIGLVLEGGGEALAALLPRNQHFIVARCQAQARRWSPEGIREALDGLLEMDRLLKSQSMSEAHFLERWLLERMVALEPAA from the coding sequence ATGCGATCATCTCCGCTTCCCCGCTCACTCGGTGGTGCGCGGGGCGGCGTCTATTATCTCCACGGCACGGACGAGCTTCGTAAAGAAGCGGCCGCGCGCGCCTTGGTTGAGCTCCACCTCGATCCCGCGACAAGGGATTTCAACTATGACCTCCTGCGCGGTTCCGAGGTCACTGTGGAGACTCTCGCGACCGTGCTCGGGACGCCCGCGATGATGGCCGAATGGCGGGTCGTCCTCCTTCGCGAAACGCAGGCGTTGGCGAGCTCGCCGCGCGCACGCGCATTGATCGCCGCGACGGCCGAATCGCCTCCCCCCGGCCTGGCGCTCATCCTCCTCAGCTCGGAGCCGGATTCGACCGCCCGCTTCTACAAGGACCTCAAGAAGGCGGCGCGAGCCGCCGAATTCCGGCCTCCGGGTCCCAACGATCTTCCCGGCTGGCTCATGTCCTGGAGTCAGGACATGTTCGGACGCGAGCTCGCCGAAGACGCGGCCCGCGCGCTCGCGCAGTCCGTCGGCGGCGAGCTCGCGATCCTTACTCAGGAACTCGAGAAGTTGGCCACCCTCGTGGGAGAGGGAGAGGTCATCACGAAGGAAGTGGTCGCGGCGGCGGGCACGCGCCTTCCGCGCCAGGACCGGTGGCAGTGGCTCGACCTCGTCGGAGAGGGGCGCATTCGGGAGGCTCTGAACGGCCTTCCGGTCCTCCTTCAGCAGGGCGAAAGTGGTGTGGGACTGACCGCCGCATTGGGCACCCATTTCCTGCGAATCGGCCTCGTCCTGGAGGGGGGTGGGGAGGCCCTCGCCGCGCTCCTTCCGCGCAATCAGCACTTCATCGTGGCCCGGTGCCAGGCGCAGGCCCGGCGCTGGAGCCCGGAAGGGATTCGTGAGGCACTCGACGGGCTCCTCGAGATGGATCGCCTCCTCAAGTCTCAATCCATGTCCGAAGCCCACTTTCTGGAGCGTTGGCTTCTCGAGCGAATGGTCGCGCTGGAGCCGGCGGCATGA
- a CDS encoding zf-HC2 domain-containing protein: protein MKCSEFLARFSDFYDGGASSSDRTAFSGHLEGCPSCRRYLEVVRRGVALLREIPPVEPREDLHDRLRHAVYSLEEERRRGKASLGASGVMAIVAVAAVLAVFIWTPLVRSVEPNIELTPIVARRPAPLPFVPLATTRPMVSLPPGGLFAESDLWSRSNSLLYLHSSLGRRYREPGLFRIGLR, encoded by the coding sequence ATGAAGTGTTCGGAGTTTCTCGCGCGCTTCTCCGACTTCTACGACGGGGGAGCGTCTTCCTCCGACAGGACGGCCTTTTCGGGCCACCTGGAGGGATGCCCCTCCTGCCGGCGGTACCTGGAAGTGGTCCGCCGCGGTGTGGCCCTCCTGCGGGAGATTCCTCCGGTCGAGCCCCGCGAGGATCTTCACGACCGTCTGCGCCACGCGGTTTATTCCTTGGAGGAGGAGCGCCGAAGGGGGAAGGCTTCATTGGGAGCCTCGGGAGTCATGGCCATCGTCGCGGTCGCGGCCGTGCTGGCCGTGTTCATTTGGACACCCCTCGTGCGCAGCGTCGAACCGAACATCGAGCTGACGCCGATCGTCGCCCGCCGACCGGCGCCCCTCCCGTTCGTGCCGCTCGCCACAACCCGGCCCATGGTTTCTCTTCCGCCCGGCGGGCTTTTCGCGGAGTCGGACCTCTGGTCCCGGTCGAACTCCCTCCTCTATCTGCATTCGAGCCTGGGTCGCAGGTACCGCGAACCGGGGCTGTTCCGAATCGGCCTCCGGTAA
- a CDS encoding sigma-70 family RNA polymerase sigma factor: MLATKTKKGALPPDAGPARKTREELASLTDSEVVQRFLDGEQRAFGELVNRYDSRLVNFVYRTVGDRERAQDLVQETFVRVYRHLHRFDQSKKFSTWIYTIASNLAKNELRNRSRNPLVLFQTIKKNWDADHRPLEWEDESLRPDDLYRKRHLREVVEKAVQELPEHHRIVFVLRELEGRTYEDIAEITETNLGTVKSRLNRARNNFARIVAPMVD; the protein is encoded by the coding sequence ATGCTCGCCACGAAGACGAAGAAGGGCGCACTTCCTCCCGACGCGGGTCCCGCCCGGAAAACGAGAGAGGAGCTCGCCTCCCTGACGGACAGCGAGGTCGTCCAGCGCTTCCTCGACGGCGAACAGCGGGCCTTCGGGGAGCTCGTAAATCGGTATGACTCCCGCCTCGTCAACTTCGTCTACAGGACCGTCGGAGACCGGGAGCGGGCCCAGGATCTCGTGCAGGAGACCTTTGTGAGGGTCTACCGCCACCTGCACCGCTTCGACCAGTCGAAGAAGTTTTCGACCTGGATCTACACCATCGCGAGCAACCTCGCGAAGAACGAGCTCCGGAACCGCTCTCGGAATCCGCTCGTCCTCTTCCAGACGATCAAGAAGAACTGGGACGCGGACCACCGGCCACTCGAGTGGGAGGATGAATCGCTCCGGCCGGACGATCTCTACCGGAAGCGTCATCTCCGCGAAGTCGTCGAGAAAGCCGTCCAGGAGCTCCCGGAGCATCACCGAATCGTCTTCGTCCTGCGCGAGCTGGAAGGGCGCACCTACGAGGATATCGCGGAGATCACGGAGACGAACCTCGGGACGGTGAAGAGCCGCCTGAATCGCGCGCGCAACAACTTCGCGCGAATCGTGGCTCCCATGGTGGACTGA
- a CDS encoding NUDIX hydrolase, with amino-acid sequence MSRHDDETTPGRMARRKIYDGRIVHLSLDTVRFPGGDSGELELITHPGASAVVPFLDPPNSTDPRLVLIHQYRYAAGGEIYEIPAGIPHSPSESWEACARRELSEETGFEAGDLRYLSRIYTTPGFTDEVIHLFAATDLAPGRTSRDADEFMEVVTLPLSRVLAKIRTGEIVDAKSLCAILFAASFLETVWPERRSPPPR; translated from the coding sequence TTGAGCCGACACGACGACGAGACGACGCCGGGACGCATGGCGCGGCGGAAGATCTATGATGGGCGAATCGTCCACCTGAGCCTCGACACGGTGCGATTTCCGGGCGGCGACAGCGGTGAGCTGGAGCTGATCACGCACCCGGGGGCGTCGGCCGTCGTTCCCTTCCTGGATCCCCCCAACTCTACGGATCCGCGGCTCGTCCTGATCCATCAGTACCGGTACGCGGCTGGGGGCGAGATCTACGAAATTCCGGCGGGGATCCCGCACTCGCCGAGCGAGAGCTGGGAGGCGTGCGCGCGCCGGGAGCTTTCGGAGGAGACCGGGTTCGAGGCCGGGGATTTACGATACCTGAGCCGGATCTACACGACCCCGGGGTTCACGGACGAAGTCATTCACCTCTTCGCGGCGACCGACCTCGCGCCCGGGAGAACGAGCCGGGACGCGGACGAGTTCATGGAGGTCGTGACGCTCCCCCTCTCTCGGGTTCTCGCGAAGATTCGCACGGGAGAGATCGTGGACGCGAAGAGCCTCTGCGCCATCTTGTTCGCCGCTTCCTTCCTCGAGACCGTCTGGCCTGAGCGGCGGTCGCCTCCCCCTCGCTGA
- a CDS encoding pitrilysin family protein, producing MSRSRSEPPESAAIRPFHLPPVVADALANGLQLRSMRRASVPLASATLVLDAGEMGLAEERAGLAVLAGETLQGGTARRTGTELAEALEGLGSAFRVATGWDGTTIGFTCLAERFDEMFALLSEMVQGPSFPSDEVERVRNQRLAAIAQRRMDPGDLADDAMDRTAFDVRHPYHRPLAGTEASIGALGPEAVRAFATSRYSPAGGGLVVVGDLLPDHVTEIARRHLGEWTAPTDAGPSSPLPPGSVERRVVIVRRPGAVQSEIRIGHVGPQRGVSDEIPLRVANLVLGGAFTSRLNLSLRERHGFTYGVHSHFSFRRSGGAFTIGTAVQTEVTAPALAEAMAVVRRFADEGPTADELDRARDYLAGVFPLRMETTAQLAGRLAELVLFRLPDDYHHLFRERIRAVTLESARAAVRAHLHPERAGVVVVGDAERILPEVEALELGSVEVLDG from the coding sequence GTGAGCCGATCCAGATCGGAGCCGCCCGAGTCCGCCGCCATCCGTCCCTTCCACCTCCCGCCGGTTGTTGCAGACGCCCTCGCCAATGGGCTCCAGCTCCGCTCGATGCGACGCGCGAGCGTCCCCCTGGCCAGCGCTACCCTGGTGCTCGACGCCGGAGAGATGGGGCTCGCAGAGGAGCGGGCCGGGCTCGCAGTCCTCGCGGGAGAGACGCTCCAGGGCGGAACGGCCCGGCGCACGGGGACCGAGCTCGCCGAAGCACTCGAGGGGCTGGGTTCCGCCTTCCGCGTCGCGACCGGGTGGGACGGGACGACCATCGGGTTCACCTGTCTCGCCGAGCGGTTCGACGAGATGTTCGCCCTCCTGTCGGAGATGGTGCAGGGTCCCAGCTTCCCATCCGACGAGGTCGAGCGTGTGCGCAACCAGAGGCTCGCCGCGATCGCACAGCGGCGGATGGATCCAGGAGACCTGGCCGACGACGCGATGGACCGGACGGCTTTCGACGTCCGGCATCCGTATCACCGCCCGCTCGCGGGGACGGAAGCGTCCATCGGGGCGCTTGGGCCGGAGGCGGTGCGCGCCTTCGCGACCTCGCGGTATTCTCCGGCGGGGGGCGGCCTCGTCGTGGTCGGCGACCTCCTCCCGGATCACGTGACGGAGATCGCCCGGCGGCACCTCGGCGAATGGACCGCTCCGACCGACGCGGGTCCCTCCTCCCCTTTGCCCCCGGGGTCCGTCGAGCGCCGGGTGGTTATCGTCCGGAGGCCCGGAGCGGTCCAGTCCGAGATCCGTATCGGGCACGTGGGTCCCCAGCGAGGCGTGTCGGACGAAATTCCGCTTCGCGTGGCAAACCTCGTCCTCGGTGGCGCCTTCACCAGCCGGTTGAACTTGAGCCTGCGCGAACGACACGGCTTCACATATGGGGTCCATTCCCACTTCTCCTTCCGACGCTCGGGGGGAGCGTTTACGATCGGAACGGCGGTCCAGACCGAGGTGACGGCGCCGGCGCTCGCGGAGGCGATGGCGGTCGTCCGCCGCTTCGCCGACGAGGGGCCGACCGCGGATGAGCTCGATCGCGCGCGAGACTACCTCGCGGGAGTGTTCCCCCTGCGCATGGAAACCACGGCCCAGCTCGCGGGGCGGCTCGCCGAGCTCGTCCTCTTTCGCCTTCCGGACGACTACCATCATCTCTTCCGGGAGAGGATTCGGGCGGTCACGCTCGAGTCCGCTCGGGCGGCGGTGCGCGCTCACCTTCACCCGGAGCGCGCCGGTGTCGTGGTGGTGGGGGACGCCGAACGGATTCTCCCGGAGGTGGAGGCGTTGGAGCTCGGGTCCGTGGAGGTGCTCGACGGTTGA
- a CDS encoding pitrilysin family protein, with the protein MFSFDIRRHALDNGLTVILAPDPSVPVVAVNLWYGVGSRNEREGRTGFAHLFEHLMFQGSAHVEKGRHFELVERAGGSLNASTWFDRTNYFETVPSHQLELVLWLESDRMGWFLPAMDQEKLDNQRDVVRNERRQRYDNQPYGDWDERMLATVFPPDHPYHHSVIGSMEDLGRADLEDVTAFFNTFYRPNNAVLTLAGDFDPAGAMELVSRYFGEIPRGLDLPPIPGRTEIEPAIGGTSVERVEADVPLPRVHLAFRIPPVTDEEFYAAEVASAVLGAGRASRLYRRLVRERRVAKDVAAFAYPLATGRTMMVCRLTGYAGADPEVLEEALFGEVDALADVAPPEVDRAVALAETGLVREVEELASRADLLSMNQTVFGDAARLNSEVERVRAVTAEGIRDFARDTLGPDNRAVLTYVPRGAV; encoded by the coding sequence TTGTTTTCCTTCGACATCCGCCGGCACGCCCTGGACAATGGCCTCACCGTCATCCTCGCGCCTGACCCCTCCGTTCCCGTCGTCGCGGTCAACCTCTGGTATGGGGTCGGCTCGCGGAACGAGCGCGAGGGGCGGACCGGATTCGCGCACCTCTTCGAGCATCTCATGTTCCAGGGGTCGGCCCACGTCGAAAAGGGCCGCCACTTCGAGCTCGTGGAGCGCGCAGGGGGCTCCCTGAATGCCTCCACCTGGTTCGACCGGACGAACTACTTCGAGACGGTCCCCTCGCACCAACTGGAGCTCGTGTTGTGGCTCGAGTCGGATCGCATGGGTTGGTTCCTTCCCGCCATGGATCAGGAGAAGTTGGACAACCAGCGGGACGTGGTCCGCAACGAGCGGCGCCAACGGTACGACAACCAGCCGTACGGGGACTGGGACGAACGGATGCTTGCGACCGTATTTCCGCCGGATCACCCCTACCACCACTCCGTGATCGGCTCCATGGAGGATCTGGGGCGCGCGGATCTCGAGGACGTCACCGCTTTTTTCAACACCTTCTACCGTCCGAACAACGCCGTTCTGACCCTCGCCGGGGATTTCGACCCGGCGGGCGCCATGGAGTTGGTGTCGCGTTACTTCGGCGAGATTCCGCGGGGATTGGATCTCCCCCCGATCCCGGGACGGACGGAGATCGAGCCCGCGATCGGGGGGACGTCCGTGGAGCGCGTCGAGGCGGACGTTCCCCTGCCGAGGGTCCACCTGGCATTCCGGATCCCTCCAGTCACCGACGAGGAGTTTTATGCCGCCGAGGTCGCGAGCGCCGTGCTCGGGGCGGGACGCGCATCGCGACTGTACCGCCGGCTGGTGCGGGAGAGGCGCGTCGCGAAGGATGTGGCCGCTTTCGCTTACCCGCTCGCGACCGGCCGGACCATGATGGTGTGCCGGCTCACCGGATATGCCGGGGCCGATCCCGAAGTCCTAGAGGAAGCGCTCTTCGGCGAGGTGGACGCGCTGGCGGACGTGGCGCCGCCCGAAGTGGACCGGGCCGTCGCGCTGGCGGAGACCGGTCTCGTCCGGGAAGTCGAAGAGCTCGCCTCGCGGGCCGACCTCCTCTCGATGAATCAGACGGTTTTCGGGGATGCGGCGCGCCTGAACTCGGAGGTGGAACGGGTTCGTGCCGTGACGGCCGAGGGCATAAGGGATTTCGCCCGGGACACGCTCGGGCCCGACAACCGGGCCGTTCTCACCTATGTCCCCCGGGGGGCGGTGTGA